A single genomic interval of Roseomonas gilardii subsp. gilardii harbors:
- a CDS encoding GNAT family N-acetyltransferase, with translation MTPDAIELTDFGEAHLDGALALSREARWPHRREDWAMVLSLSQGIVALRDGAVVGTAMMTPFGTSATINLVIVATALRGHGLGRRLMDTAIGACGARVARLIATPDGLPLYRKLGFRETHEIRQHQGIVLAAAEASATGADRHGPLWAEEADLAEIRTMDATALGMDRSALLSRIARDGRFAILRRDGKAAGYGAIRPFGRGEVAGPVVADSEASARAILRFLLDARPGAFLRVDTPAYPSLGPWLADRGLVEVDGGIAMRRGPEQPPPPALPFQTFALASQALG, from the coding sequence CACCGGCGGGAGGACTGGGCGATGGTGCTGTCGCTCAGCCAGGGGATCGTGGCGCTGCGCGACGGCGCGGTGGTCGGCACGGCCATGATGACGCCCTTTGGCACTTCCGCGACGATCAACCTGGTGATCGTGGCCACCGCGCTGCGCGGGCACGGATTGGGCCGGCGCCTGATGGATACGGCGATCGGCGCCTGCGGAGCGCGCGTGGCACGGTTGATCGCCACCCCGGACGGACTGCCGCTTTACCGGAAGCTCGGATTCCGTGAAACGCATGAGATCCGCCAGCACCAGGGCATCGTGCTTGCCGCGGCAGAGGCGTCCGCCACCGGTGCGGACAGGCATGGGCCGCTCTGGGCCGAGGAGGCCGATCTCGCGGAGATCCGCACCATGGACGCGACGGCACTGGGCATGGACCGGAGTGCCCTGCTGTCCCGGATCGCCCGGGATGGGCGCTTCGCGATCCTGCGCCGCGACGGAAAGGCGGCCGGCTACGGCGCGATCCGCCCCTTCGGCCGGGGCGAGGTGGCCGGGCCGGTTGTCGCGGATTCCGAAGCCTCGGCGCGGGCGATCCTGCGCTTCCTTCTCGACGCACGACCGGGGGCCTTCCTGCGGGTGGACACCCCGGCCTATCCCAGCCTCGGCCCCTGGCTGGCGGATCGCGGCCTCGTCGAGGTCGATGGCGGCATCGCCATGCGGCGCGGGCCGGAGCAGCCGCCGCCCCCCGCCCTCCCCTTCCAGACCTTCGCCCTGGCCAGCCAGGCTCTGGGCTAG